CAACGCTTAGACCTCCCAAACAACCTGAAAACCCCAGTTCCCCTCAGCTCGGGCACCCTACCTGCAGCTCGCTCGGAGAGACCAAGTTTCCCCCAATTCAGAGACCCTGTATGTCATCGTCCTGGAAACTAACTCAACGGCGGGGAACGTGAAGCCCCTCGACGAGAGGCCCCAAATCTCGACCTCAGgtcccgccccctgccccaggcgcTCCAAGTGTCAGCAGCCCGGAGCAGCAGGCCCGCGTCTCCGCCCGAGAGACGGCGGTCTGCTGGAGGCCGCGCCTGCGTAGCGTGCCGGTGTCTGCAGAACCCGGTGCGAGTCCGAGCCCTCCCCTGAGAAGAGCGCGTTTCCTGGCGCCGCCGCCGGCCCTCCGCCCGAGTGGCCCTCCGACGCCCGGCCACAGCCGCGGAGGCAGCGTGcaggggcggggaaggggggTACGAGGGCGCCCCCAGCGGGCGGGTTTGCGGCTGCGCTGCCCGGCCTGTccggcccctcctcccacagcGCCCCGCGTCCCCCTCTCCCGGCGCCCTGCCAACGCGGGAAAGGCGCTCGGCCCTCTCATCGCCTTCTCCTTCCACAGGCGCCTCGGACTCGGGGCTGGGACGCCATGAACCCCGACGGGGGCCCGCAGGAGCGCCCCGAGGGAGAAGCGGGGCGGACGGGGCGGAAGCCTCAGGTGGGCTGTGGGGTCGGCGGGAagcgggggtgtgggggggatgCAGGGCTCCGCAGACGCCCGGCCCTGGGGGTGACCCTCGCTGCGCGTGTGCAGGGCGCTGGTGGGAGAGACGGGGCTCGGTGTGGCAGGGCCGGGTCAAGGAAGCGGGAGAAGGCGCAGAGTGCGGGCGGGCCCCCTGGGACGCAGCCGCTCGGGGACCCGGGACACGACCTAGAGGGCTCGGTGCTTGCGGCACAAGGACCACCGAGGGCCTGCCGGCTCCCTGCAcccggggcagggcaggcccaccGCGCACGCGCGCACCACCGAATTACTGGTGcgtccactcccctccccaggctgaaGAAGCTTGGAAAGACGTTTCCCTCTACTCCCGGGAGGAGTGGGTGGAGATGGGTGTCTGGGAGAAAGGCTGGTACCGGAACCTGAAGAGGAACTTCGATGTGCTCCTCAGCCGAGGTAGTGCGCATGCAGGTGCCGGTGACCTGATGGGCTCCGGCTCCGGCTCGggggccccctccctcccgcctgcagctccctccagctccctccaGTAATGACTGGTAATGACGCCGAAGGGGGATTTGCTCCTTCGGGTCGGAGCAGGGTCAGAGCAGGGCCAGCCGGCACTGACTGGGCAGCGCTCACAGCAACTGGTCGTAGACTCTCCCATCCCGTGGGAGCCAGTCACACGGGCTTCCTGGGGCTCGTTCCTCCTCCAGGCTCTTTGCTTTCAGAACGAAGGTCTTGTCTCTTTGCAGGTCTCAGGGCCCCGCGACCAGCTTTCATGTGCCACCACCGCTGCAGGCCGGCCGCTGAGCTCCAGGAGGAGGACCCTGAGGACTCTGATGAAGAGTGGACTCCCAGGCAGcaaggtgaggggcaggaggaacCAGAGCCGCCCTGCCGACACGGACCTGTTTAGGTCAGGCTGCATCTCGGGACTTAACCAGGGAACAGGGTTCGTTTGTCCAGCGAACAAGCAAAATGCCAAACTGTGTTGCACAGTAAGGGGCTATTCGTGTAAACTTTCAAGTGTGCAACATAATCACATGTATTTATAGATACAGTAATAAGCAGTAAATGTATAAGAACATACAAGTGAATAAGAAATAACCAATTCAGAATAGTTGTCATTGCAAGAGAGGGAGGCAGTCTGGCCGGTGAGGAGAGTTCCAACACCCGGCTGCCCACGGCCTGCATGGGGACAGACGGACACGGTATTAACCGTGGTGATTACGGGAGTTTGGGGGAGGCCCCGGGTAGGGAGGGGTTGGTCACTGTATCTTTCCTGCTGTCGGCCCTGGTGCCATTCTGTCCAGCATCACGAGTGCTCGCTTGGTAGGGCCAGTCCACTTCCATGGGTGTGGGGTTGAAACACAGCTGAAGTCAAGGTGCGATCTTTAACCTGGAATTCTCTGCTTCTGTGGTCAGCAGACTGTGGGTGCTGACCGGAGTCTAATGATTAAGGAAGGCCGCGGACGGCCAGTATGTGCCCGGGTGGGAGGGGACCAGAGAAAGCAGACGAGGTGGCCGTGGTGCCGTAGCCCCGACAAGGCCAGTGTGAATGAAGAAAGCAGGACGGAGGAAGGGTTGTGTTAAAGACAGGGAGTTTCTGTGCAGTcacttttattacatttttgtcAGGAGAGGCcactttatttctaataaatgtGATAGATGCTGTATGAACATAGGATGAAGTGTGGATGGCactctgtctattttctttatctttctaatGAAATTAGTTGATGGCCCCAACAGAAGCATAGACCTTAATGATTCTAACCATCCTTGGATTGTTCTCGGACTCTTCCCGTTCAGAATTCTGTGTCCTTAATAAGAATCTCCAGATTTTGGAAACATTTACCaaccaaaacactgatttctcaTCATCTTTCAGTGAAATCTTCTTGGGTGGCCTTCAGAAGGGAACGGAGTGAACCCCAGAAGGTGAGTATTTCCCAAATCCTGTTGACAAGAAAATTCCTCTCATATACAGGAATGCAGGTAGGAGTAGGAAAATGCAGAAAGTACCCTGGGAACTGCTGCCTTCCTTTCCTGGTCTGTTCAACACATTGTCCGATATtatcatcttttttaaagattttatttattgatttgtttagagagagaggaatggagggagaaagagagggagagaaacatgaataagttgcctctcgcacgcccccagttgggggacccggtccacaacccaggcgtgtgccctgacggggaatggaactggtgacctttcagtctgcaggcaacgctcgatccactgagccacaccagccagggctcatcatcATCTTAACAGTTAATAACTACAGCAACAAGAGTAACTGCCAGTTGTTTCATTCTCACAATGTTTCAGACTTTAAGAATTCTACGTGAATAAATTCACTTAAACATTACAACAACCTGATGAGGTGCACACTATAACTATCACCATTTACGATGAGGAAAGTGAGCTTTCAGAGATACAGAAATGTTTGACTATATGTCTAAGATCACAGTGTCAGGGGTGGTGCAATCTAACCCATAGTGTCTTCTCTAAACCACTTACACACTCATTACAACTTTCAtggttttgccctggccagcgtgactcggttgggtgtcatcctgcaaagcgaaagatcgccggtttgattcccggtcagggcgcattcctgggttgtgggccaggttcccggttggggggcatgtgagaggcaagtgatcaatgtttctctctcacattgatgtttctctccctctctccctcccttccgctcgctaaagaaaataaacaaaatcttttaaaaattagaaaaataaactgtcaTAGTTTTCTAAAGTTTGCATTGTTTTATCGATATGTCATTACATCATTCGTCTGACTGATGGTTTCAGCCGAAGTTCTTCTCTGCTGTGCTCCCGTGAGAGGTGCACTGAGACCCTCTGACTGAGGAAGGCATGCAGTGTAGGCAGTTTGCACAGTGGATGGTCCCAGATGGAGAAGAATGTAGAATGTCCAGGATCACAGCCTCCCGCTTTAATCAAAGAGCATCTCTAACCCCTGAGGAGCTTCAGGTTTGAGGATTGggaaagaacaaataataaaatgacttaaGGAATTCATATAGGTTACACACTCTTCAACAGAAACTCGTCTGTCTGGAACTGATTTCAAATGCCGTTTCCTGTAAGGTGACGTAACAGCTTCTTTCTCTGAGTTCCAGTGAGGTCACTCTCATCCTGTTTAGAATCATTTCTTCAGCCTGCCTACCTCTGCGTTGTGAGCTCTTTGAGAGGCTGGTCCATACCCAAATCTTCTCAGAGGTCACAGGcccaggtcagggcccctgagggcctccaaatgtttgctgaatgaatgaattcacaaTTATAAATTAAACTAGAAGATGATCAATGAACACGGAAGGTAATTtctatgagatttgaaatatggAGAGAGCTGAGGGGTAAATTGATGGCAGGACTGTAACCTCACATTCACGCTGTATCATACAATTCAGAGAACACTTTGGTGAGCATTATTTAATTGCACGTTCACTATAACGTTGAAAGTTAGCATGTTATAGATCATGAGGCTGGAGACAACTAGCTACTGATACAGCCTTATTGAAACAGAATTGGTGGGAACCAACTAATCTAAGCACAAATATTCTTTCCAAGGTATTGCaaattttatcaccattttatttacTGTCTAGATATGTTTCTGCCAactatttctttattctcttcccaATATCCTCCACTCTCAATATTACAGAGACAGTTGAAAGAAAGGAGTCATAAGGCATGAGTTCTAATCTTGGATTCACTACTCACATTGGCCCTATCCCCTCTAATATTCATACTCCCTAGGTATTTCTAAGGGTTGAAGTTTTAAAGACGTGCATGTAAAATGTATCATaggccttaaaaaattaaatacatgttaCCTTTGTAATATGTGACTCTTACACTGAAGGCAACATCCAGGGTGCCATTAAGCAATGAATACAGTTTGAAGGAATTGTCAGGAACAGCAAATTTGATGACTGCAAGTGACTCAGAGCAGGCCCAGAATCCAGCGTCCCCTCCTGGAGAAGCGTGTGCCTTTGGACAGCACACTAGACGACAATCGGGTAAGAGAACATAATTTGGAAACGTTAGTTCCTCTCAGTCCTACAGAAGGGCTGATAACTATGGCCTGGGTCTGTTGGGCGGACTTTGGATGGGCCTGGATTTAAGCTCGGCTGAGCTGAGGCTGAAGTTAGCACTGGAGCTGTGGGCAAATCCTATAAATTCTCTGAGCTCCTGAATGCTAATGTGTAAAGTGAAGAGAAGGAGACATCGCTCGTGTATTGTTTGAAAGGTtaagttacatttaaaacaagTGACACGTGCAAGTTGTCCAACAAATGCATCTGTGATCATAGCAGCCACACTTTATTGGTGTTGGGTGCCCAGGCCTTTGCTCGAGGCCTAACGCATAATGTGCACTCCATGAATACTTTATGAATGGTTACAGGTTGGCAAGTTACACCTGGTAATGGGAAGATCTAGAAACTAAAACTGAAGCAGCCATCTGTAGTTAGTGTGGAGTCTTAGTCTTCTGAACCAATAGTTAACAGTAAAATACCAGAATATGCAAAAGGACGGGTAATAATTTGATGGGAGGAGATTGTGTTAATTGACAAAATGGGAACTAACACTCCAGACCCCAGCAACCTCGCTCACCTGCTCTTCTCCAACTCAGCACTCAGGATAAAGGAGATTGACGTGGAGATGTACAGCCTACGAGAAAGAAAGGGCCATGTGTACCAAGAGATCAGCGAGCCCCAGGATGATGACTACCTCTGTAAGTGACTCACTAAGAAGCATGTTATGATATAACAATTTCATCTAGTCCTTTGGTCCCCAAATCATTCCCTCCCTCTAGTGACCTGGAGTACAGCATTGAGTCTCAGTGATGTCAGTGCTGGACGCCCTCTGAAACTCTTTGTGTCCAGGAACACGCGCTGTACCTTCCCTAACCCCTGTTGCTCTCGCCTCCAGATTGTGAGAAGTGTCAGAACTTCTTCATCAACAGCTGTGCTGTGCATGGGCCCCCTACATTTGTAAAGGACAGTGCAGTGGACAAGGGGCATCCCAACCACTcggccctcaccctgccccctgggtTGAGAATCGGGCCATCGGGCATCCCTGAGGCTGGGCTTGGAGTGTGGAATGAGGCAGCTGATTTGCCAGTGGGTCTGCACTTTGGCCCTTATGAAGGACACATCACAGAAGATGAAGAGGCAGCCAAGAGCAGATACTCCTGGCTGGTGAGGAATATTTGCCTCTTCCACTGTCCTCTGGCTTCCCACATTCCTTCTGAGGCCTGGAGGGGCCTCACCTCCTACATGCTAGACATGGAGGGACAACATGGTTGGCTGTGTGTACTGACGGGACTTCACATGAACACAGAGCTCCTGTTTAAGGATCAGAGCGTAAGTGGGAGCAAAGTGGTACAGACACAAAGGAGTGCCTCCTCCCTTGTGGGGCTCCTGCTCTGATTGGACAGACAGACTCGGATGTGTAGATGATGAGGAAGGAAAATATCGTGTGGTCACAACTGGCAGTGGAATCCCTATGCAAGCTGAAAGAGCTTTGATGACAGTGGAGTAAGATAATTTCTCTATTGCCTCcccacaaaaaaaataaaaggtctttaacttcttttctgaaatgcAGATCGCCAGGGGGAGAAACTGCTATGAGTATGTGGATGGAAAGGACAAGTCCTGGGCCAACTGGATGAGGTGAGGTCAACAGGTCTCTGGGTGCCAGAGGGGACTCTCATCCCCCACAAGCCCATATGTCTCTCCTTCTCATCATGCCTCGCTCAGCGGTCTCCCTtaatcccttttcctctttttctccatacagtgttctttcatttcaggggACACTTAGGAAAAAAGTAGCGCATATGTCCTCAAAATGTAACCATCTCTGCTAGACACAATCGGGGCACTGGAAAGGACCTTGAACAGCCTAGATTCACCAGGGGCACTGGATTATACTTTAATTTATCAAATGAGCATTAATTAAGCACTCACTATATTCCAGGTTAGACGAAGGAATACATTACTTGAACAGGTCACACAACCCATGTCCTTATGGAGGACTTCTTGCAAACAGACATAAAACAATGGCTTTTAGAAACAtttaagtaaacatttaataatttcCAAGAAGTGCACAGTGTCAGGATAGCACAAACCAAGGACGGCCTAAACCTGGGGGGCAGCAAACCCTCCCAGCCTCACTTCTAACTAGAGCTGGGCTCTGAGGCCTGCAGAGGAGTGGTCACGGGCCCCTTTCCTGAGAGGGGCTCTCTCTTATCATGGATAACAGAATGGGAACCAACTactattgttctgttttattttactaagACAAAAAGACCTCCAATTTTCTACGGTAACCTTGGGGAGGCAAGTGAACGGTACCCTAAATAAAGTGTAGGGGGGTTGGAGAAAGGCCTCTCAAGAGAAAACAGACGTGGGCTGAGTACTGAATAATTAGTGAGCTAATTTAGAAGCAGGCCCTAGATCAAGCACCAGGTTCTGTGGTGTGAGACAACTTGATTTAGAGTTTGGAGAAGCCAGAGATCATTGGATATTATGGCCAGTCAGGGTGGAGGTTAAGTCTGGAACTGGGTTTTACAAAATGGTATTAGGCAGCATTAGCACTGCGAGCAGGACTTGGAGGTAGGAGTTCACATGACACGCTGACAGACGCTCAGATGCTGAACAGAAGGTCCCCGGGAGCAGTAGGGGCTGTGAGCGACACCAGAGCCTGAGGGCCGCAAGAGTCAGTGAGGAGCTGGACATGGACTTTGCTTTGCTGGAGGGGACGGTGCAGTGTGGCAGGTGGTCCGGGAAGGGCTTTTCGGGTAGTGGGAACGCATCgctgtgcttttctttcccttcatctaCCTCAATCCCAGGTTTGTGAACTGCGCCCGGGATGATGAAGAGCAGAACCTGGTGGCCTTTCAATACCACAGGCAGATTTTCTACCGAACCTGCCGGGTCGTCAGGCCGGGCTGTGAGCTGCTGGTCTGGTACGGGGACGAGTatggccaggagctgggcagcAAGTGGGGCAGCAAGTGGAAGAGAGAGCTCGTGGCCAGGAGAGGTGGGCACCACTGTtcttcaaaacagaaagagaagagagaattctCCATAGAAATATTCATGATCCAACTCCTAAGAGTAAAATCCACTCTAAAGTCAGTAAAGTTTCAAATCAGATGCTTCAGAAATTCACAATTCATATGCCTTTGACTCTTAGgcaaaatgtttatgttttttctttttaaaatatttcatgcccaaaatacacaaacacatatagtGCTGAAAGGCTGAGAGgcgaaaaaaagaaaaaaagttttcaagcACTAACCAGCTCTCACCAAAGCAGTTTTTCTGACACTTTTATAGctgtttcttattaattttcctccatacttctaaataaaaccttttctatAGGCAttgattatttttgaaagatcgccctggctggtgttgctcagtggattgagtgctggactgcgaaccaaCGGGTCaccggcacatgcctgggtttcgggccaggtccccagtaggggcacgcgagaggcaaccacacactgatgtttctctccctctcttttcacctccctccccctctctgaaataaataaataaataaataaaacctattttttaaatgatttacttttacagcgagtggaaaggagggagacaaacatcaatgtgcaagggAAACATTACTCAGTggtttctcacacacccccaactggctCACAACCCTGGCATTTgtccggactgggaatcgaacttgtagcctttcagtttgtgggacaacacccaacccaccgagccacaccctTCGGGTGGGGCACGTTTGTTCGTCATTTCAGTGAATTGTCAGGTGAGATCCTACTCTGGCGTACAGGGTCCTGGGGCCAGGAAGTACAGATTAACATGAGGACGAGAATCACTGCTCTGGAGGGGCTGACGGTGGAGGAGGGAAGCCCAGGCACAGGTGCTTGCATGTATATAACACTGCACAGCGGTTAGTGCTTTGGAGAAAACTCATCCAGGACGAGAGCCTAGGGATCAGTGTGAGAGGAGGTGCGGTGTGGCAGGTGGTCCGGGAAGGGCTCTCTCGGGAGATAACATTTACAACAATACCTGCGGGCAAagggtcccaggcagagggagcagctagtgcagggaagaaaagaggtggaTGTTGAATTGGCTGAGGGTCACTCGGGTCTTGTCACAGCACAGAGGGTAGGAATGGAGatcagattttaaaagattttacttatttatttttagaggggaagaggaagaaagagaggaaaacatcaatgtgtggttgcctctcgcacgctccctactgaggacctggcccacaacctaggcatgtgccctgactgggaatcaaacttgcgactctttgcttcgcaggctggcactcaacccactgagccacacaagcaagGGTaggaaagatattttattttactgtttaggaaaacagagaagcaattcctggttggggcctgTGGTTTGCTCTTTAACACGACTTGGAAGATGCCTATAGAAGGGAAAGGTCACTGCAGTCCCATCCGCACAGGGAGTGAAATGGCCTCTCGTGCTCCTCGAAAGCCCCTAGTTTGGGCAATATTAGAATAGACCCTTGATGGGGGCTTTCTGGATTTCTGAAGAAGGTGcactgcataaaaataaaaaggaaagtaggCTGCGAGTGGACACTTTGTGGGAGACAGAACTTGCGTTGTCACCACAGTGAGAAAGACTCATGGGGCAGGTCTCACCAGCAGCCAAGTCGTGCAGCCCAGGCATTCTCGTCAACATCTGCCCTGACCAAACCTTTCTCTTTCAGCGGAACCACAGCCAGAGGTGCACCCATGTCCCTCCTGCTCTTTGGCCTTCTCCAGTCAGAAGTTCCTCAGCCAACACGTGAAACGCAGCCACCCCTCTCAGAATCTGTCAGGAACATCTGCAAGAAAACACCTCCAAGCAGAGGAACCCTGCCCAGAGGATCAGaatcagcagcagcaacaaactAGTACTCACAGCTGGAATGATAAAGCTGAAGGTCAAGGAGTCAAAGAAAGGTCCAAACCTTTGCTTAAAAGGATCAGTCAGAGGAGAATCTCAAGACCCCTTTTCCAACCTTCCAAAGAACAAATGAGCTCCAGTGAGCATGAGAGAGTGATGGAAGAAGAGCCCCGAAGAGGCCAGATAGAGAGACCAGAGGACACAGGCAAGTTGTTTGTGAAAGTAGGAATGTCAGGAACTGTAACCATCGAGCATGGAGGGTGTTCACAAAGCTTCAGTGATGGgtcacatctcatcacacaccagaggacacactcaggggagaagccccatgtttgcagggagtgtgggcgaggatTTACACGCAAgtcagttctcatcacacaccacaggatacactcaggggagaagccccatgtttgcagggagtgtgggcgaggctttacacacaagtcacatctcatcagacaccagaggacacactcaggggagaagccccatgtttgcagggagtgtgggcgaggctttacacggcAGCCACATCTCATCatacaccagaggacacactcaggggagaagccctatgtttgcagggagtgtgggcaaGGCTTTACATGCAAGTCAAATCTCATCGCACACCAGAGggcacactcaggggagaagccctatgtttgcagggagtgtgggcgaggctttacatgcaagtcacatctcatcagacatcagaggacacactcaggggagaagccctatgtttgcagggagtgtgggcgaggctttacatgcaagtcacatctcatcacacaccagaggacacactcaggggagaagccctatgtttgcaaaGAGTGTGGGCGAGGATTTACACGCAAgtcagttctcatcacacaccacaggacacactcaggggagaagccctatgtttgcagggagtgtgggagaggctttACACAGcagtcacatctcatcacacaccagaggtcacactctggggagaagccctatgtttgtagggagtgtgggcgaggctttacacgcaagtcacatctcatcagacaccagaggacacactcaggggagaagccctatgtttgtaGGGAGTGTGGGCAAGGCTTTACCTGGAAgtcagttctcatcacacaccacaggacacactcaggggagaagccctatgtttgcagggagtgtgggcgaggatTTACACAGCAGTCAcgtctcatcacacaccagaggacacacagcggagaagccctatgtttgcaagTGGACTGAGTAAGTCATTAGCATTAAGTCTCGTATCAACAGCCATAGGAAGTCTAGGGCCCCGTACTCTCCCCAAGATTGTAATTAGTACAGAAGTAACTGGTTAAACAAACCCTCAGTTTCATTACAAGAGACGAGATGGACAAACAGTTCCATAGTGTTACGGGGATGTCAGCACCATTTTCCATGGTTTTTTGACATCTTATTCTAAAAAGTTTTGTCCCCATACAAATATGAAGCCCACATCCCTCattccacacacacccccatcaCTGAAAGCAGAGTTCCAGAAGAGCCACAAAGAGCTCATTCTCTCAGCCACAGAAATTCAACTCCTACAAATGCATAAGTCTTTAGTCAGTCTACTTTGGTTACTGCCCAGAGAGGGATTTGACTTATCAGGAAGGGAATTCCGCGGATTCCTGGGCAGTGGGGCCTTTTCTCCTAATaggctccccaccctcctcccttggCTTCTCATGGCTCTTCTCCTGGTTTCCTACAACCTCCGGGCCTCAGAGGTGAACGGCAGGGAGGGACGTATGCCTGTGCATGGACTGAGCCTGGCTCAGTCTGGGCA
The Desmodus rotundus isolate HL8 chromosome 11, HLdesRot8A.1, whole genome shotgun sequence genome window above contains:
- the LOC112303918 gene encoding histone-lysine N-methyltransferase PRDM9-like, with product MGVWEKGWYRNLKRNFDVLLSRGLRAPRPAFMCHHRCRPAAELQEEDPEDSDEEWTPRQQVKSSWVAFRRERSEPQKATSRVPLSNEYSLKELSGTANLMTASDSEQAQNPASPPGEACAFGQHTRRQSDPSNLAHLLFSNSALRIKEIDVEMYSLRERKGHVYQEISEPQDDDYLYCEKCQNFFINSCAVHGPPTFVKDSAVDKGHPNHSALTLPPGLRIGPSGIPEAGLGVWNEAADLPVGLHFGPYEGHITEDEEAAKSRYSWLIARGRNCYEYVDGKDKSWANWMRFVNCARDDEEQNLVAFQYHRQIFYRTCRVVRPGCELLVWYGDEYGQELGSKWGSKWKRELVARREGKRKKERKTSMCGCLSHAPY